The Maniola hyperantus chromosome 27, iAphHyp1.2, whole genome shotgun sequence genome has a window encoding:
- the LOC117994569 gene encoding synaptic vesicle glycoprotein 2C-like — protein MEEQACLVRTRSDSETSSKLGSFGSLSRSYSMTYNEGKHNVPGTEASGDPGNAGNMGNAPQENAESNESGELLDYNDSSVLEQFHEDALRQAGCGLAQLKVYVAVCLAVAGASLELASIAFVLPSAEIELCILPHEKNWLVLITIMGWSLGGVGWGALAERGGRRRALHSALAVNAVFATIAAFMPTYGTFMMARFCSAIGSGGIISTGFTYAAEVAARPYRTALLATLPASMGAGILLSAGLAQAILPSTGPEALIENKEHFSAWHRYLLLCTLPIIASLISLIWTPESPRYLLDVGREVDAMMVYQSIHNGNQTRLCGRAATLPGDADYRLGELSLPGKRRPPALHHVRHSVKMFWQAFFQLFSSAYRHTTLSLAGMLLFVVAIQCYLSLYVPYAVTLIDNEQYDAAKKTITNTTFDNVSYNETLENVDYIDVTFRNCTFRDILMSHVQFVNCTFVNAALTNIKTSYTAFRASVFVNCNIIDTDMEVGRELHADCVLTGTTVRGMRGACARHADLRWAVRGRLAERTLAAHAALLAAPCLVPRSLHTKRATVAICALLILLSPSIYFAQSEMALYIVEAVYGLVIIVIFFGVGVKIIDTYPAHLRCTAHGLILSIAYMVGAAVRGMGECSPLLSTMLCAYFAIMATAIASRLR, from the exons ATGGAGGAACAGGCGTGCCTCGTGCGTACGCGCTCCGACTCTGAGACCTCGTCCAAGCTTGGCAGCTTCGGATCCCTCTCCAGATCCTACAGCATGACTTACAACGAGGGAAAACACAATGTGCCGG GCACGGAAGCTTCGGGTGACCCCGGCAACGCGGGGAACATGGGGAACGCGCCTCAAGAGAACGCAGAGAGTAACGAGAGTGGTGAACTCCTGGACTACAACGACTCCAGCGTGCTGGAGCAGTTCCACGAGGATGCATTACGACAG GCTGGATGTGGTTTAGCCCAGCTCAAAGTGTACGTGGCAGTCTGCCTGGCCGTGGCGGGAGCCTCACTAGAGCTCGCCTCCATCGCCTTCGTGTTGCCATCCGCGGAAATCGAACTGTGTATACTGCCGCACGAGAAGAACTGGCTGG TTCTAATCACAATAATGGGCTGGTCGCTGGGCGGGGTGGGCTGGGGCGCGCTCGCGgagcgcggcgggcggcgaCGCGCGCTGCACTCCGCGCTCGCCGTCAACGCGGTGTTCGCCACCATCGCCGCCTTCATGCCCACCTACGGCACCTTCATGATGGCCAG ATTCTGTTCAGCCATCGGCTCCGGGGGCATCATATCCACGGGGTTCACGTACGCGGCGGAAGTGGCGGCGCGGCCCTATCGCACGGCGCTGCTCGCCACTCTCCCGGCCAGTATGGGCGCTGGTATCCTGCTGTCCGCTGGACTGGCGCAGGCCATCCTGCCCAGCACTGGGCCGGAGGCGCTCATCGAGAACAAAGAACATTTTAGTGCTTGGCATAG ATATCTCCTATTATGCACACTGCCTATAATCGCGTCTCTCATAAGCCTAATATGGACGCCCGAGTCCCCTCGCTACTTACTCGACGTTGGCCGAGAGGTGGACGCCATGATGGTGTATCAG AGTATACACAATGGCAACCAGACGCGACTGTGTGGTCGCGCGGCGACTCTGCCGGGCGACGCAGACTACCGGCTCGGCGAGCTGTCTCTGCCGGGCAAGAGACGCCCGCCTGCGCTGCACCACGTCAGGCACAGTGTTAAAATG TTCTGGCAGGCGTTCTTCCAGCTGTTTTCGAGCGCGTACAGACACACTACCCTGTCTTTGGCCGGCATGCTGCTGTTCGTTGTGGCTATACAG TGCTACCTATCTCTCTACGTGCCATACGCTGTAACGTTAATAGACAACGAGCAATACGACGCTGCGAAGAAAACGATAACGAATACCACATTCGACAACGTTTCCTACAACGAGACGCTCGAGAACGTTGACTATATCGACGTGACGTTCCGGAACTGCACCTTCCGTGACATACTCATGTCGCATGTGCAGTTTGTGAATTGCACGTTTGTGAACGCGGCGCTTACGAACATCAAGACGTCGTATACCGCCTTCCGGGCCTCCGTGTTTGTTAATTGCAA CATCATCGACACGGACATGGAGGTGGGGCGCGAGCTGCACGCGGACTGCGTGCTGACGGGCACGACGGTGCGCGGCATGCGCGGCGCGTGCGCGCGGCACGCCGACCTGCGCTGGGCGGTGCGCGGCCGGCTCGCCGAGCGCACGCTGGCCGCGCACGCCGCGCTGCTCGCCGCGCCGTGCCTCGTGCCGCGCAGTCTGCACACCAAGCGTGCCACAG TGGCAATATGCGCGTTGCTGATCTTGCTGTCTCCCTCTATATACTTCGCGCAGAGCGAGATGGCGCTATACATCGTGGAGGCTGTGTACGGACTAGTCATCATCGTGATATTCTTCGGCGTAGGAGTCAAGATCATTGACACCTATCCCGCTCACTTGAG ATGCACAGCACATGGACTAATCCTATCCATAGCATACATGGTAGGCGCGGCGGTACGAGGCATGGGGGAGTGTTCCCCCCTTCTTAGCACCATGCTATGCGCGTACTTTGCGATCATGGCCACCGCTATAGCCTCGCGGCTGCGATAG